A single window of Archangium gephyra DNA harbors:
- a CDS encoding esterase/lipase family protein — translation MKTVHRSCVVLLLWGALLAGCSVARVTVPPPTGDEVTILVPGYRGSFLVTEGPEPERAWLTVGQALSRGERTLALPFPGQRPVPSYGPLRPDGPMTQLSAFFISVDAYRSFMEFGREKLPGFVPFSYDWRKDIRESAGALCERIEQLVAEGGGKRKVNIVAHSMGGW, via the coding sequence ATGAAGACAGTCCACCGCTCGTGTGTCGTGTTGCTGCTGTGGGGAGCGCTCCTCGCTGGATGCAGTGTCGCTCGAGTCACCGTGCCTCCGCCCACCGGGGACGAGGTGACGATTCTCGTGCCCGGCTACCGGGGCAGCTTCCTCGTCACCGAGGGCCCCGAGCCCGAGCGGGCCTGGCTCACGGTGGGACAGGCGCTCTCGCGGGGAGAGCGGACGCTCGCGCTGCCGTTTCCCGGCCAGCGCCCCGTGCCGAGCTATGGGCCGTTGCGGCCGGACGGTCCGATGACGCAGCTGTCGGCGTTCTTCATCTCGGTGGATGCGTACCGCTCGTTCATGGAGTTCGGGAGGGAGAAGCTGCCGGGCTTCGTGCCGTTCTCGTATGACTGGAGGAAGGACATCCGGGAGAGCGCGGGAGCGCTGTGCGAGCGCATCGAGCAGCTGGTGGCGGAAGGGGGAGGGAAGCGGAAGGTGAACATCGTGGCGCACAGCATGGGGGGCTGGTGA